ATCTGATTGCGCTCGGCGGCGACGAGATGATCACACGGCTCTACTGGTACAGCGCCGAATACGGCCTCATCCAGGAACCGGGACAGCCGCTGAAGGCATTCGGCGCCGGGCTGATGTCGTCCTTCACCGAGCTGCAGTTCGCGGTCGAAAGCAAGGATGCCCACCACGTGCCGTTCGACCTCGAGACGGTGATGCGCACCGGCTACGAGATCGACAAGTTCCAGCGCGCCTATTTCGTGCTGCCGTCCTTCGATGCGCTGCGCGACGCCTTCGCCAGCGATGCGCTCGCCGATATCGTGACGCGCTTCAAGGGCCAGCCGGCGCTCGACCCGGCGACGGTTTAGGCATCGAAACAAAGGCGCGGCGCCTGAAACCGCTCGGCGCGGCGCGCTTCAAGATCCGGCTTTCGCCCAGCCGGCCGTCAGAGCGGTTCGCCGCCGGCAAGGCGGCTGAACCGCTCTGGGTTTATCCGGAAGGCGCTTCCTCAGTCGCTGCTTTCTCAGCCGGCAGCGACCGGCTCAGCCTTGAGCCTCGCCAGTTGCTCGCTCTGCAGGTCGAGCGCGGCGTTGATGAAGCGCAGCACGGCAGCCAGCTCGGCGTCGCTGAAGCTCGCCACCACCTTTTCGCCCTCCCGCGCTATGGCGCCATAATAGCGCTCCGACAGCTCTCTGGTCAGCTCGGTCGCCTCGATCACCACCTTGCGCCTGTCCTCCAGGCTGCGGGTTCGAGTGACAAGCCCGCGCGCCTCCAGCCGATCGATCAATGCGGTGACGGCCGCCGGCGTGAGTCCCGTTGCCGCGGCTACGGCGCCCGCCGACTGCGGGCCGCCATAGAGCAGGCCCAGGCAATGCCGCTCGGCCGCGATCAGCCCGAGCCGCGCGCCTACCGCCTCGTCATAGGCCTGCGTCGCGTCCTGCCAGCGCATGACGGCGAGGCTGACGGCCTTTGTCATTTCCGCGCGATTCGTGCTTGACGGGTTTGTTTCGACCATC
The window above is part of the Mesorhizobium sp. WSM4904 genome. Proteins encoded here:
- a CDS encoding MarR family transcriptional regulator, which gives rise to MVETNPSSTNRAEMTKAVSLAVMRWQDATQAYDEAVGARLGLIAAERHCLGLLYGGPQSAGAVAAATGLTPAAVTALIDRLEARGLVTRTRSLEDRRKVVIEATELTRELSERYYGAIAREGEKVVASFSDAELAAVLRFINAALDLQSEQLARLKAEPVAAG